The stretch of DNA TGCCGTCGTCATAGCGGACGAAGCCAACGCCGTGGTCAATGTGACAGGTGATGCGACCTTTGTCGCTAGCCAGAGCATCGTGTTGGCCGATGCCGACAACCCAGGCGGCTCCAATTCTCTGACGGTCGGCGGCGTGGCGACGTTTGTCACCGGCAACTATTTTGGCGCTCTGCGAGTTGGTGCGACGGAGGATGGCGCCCCCTCTGCCGCCGTCTTCCAAGCCGGCGGCCTCCGTTTCTCCGCGCCGAACGGCGTCGTCCAGATCGCCGAGGACGACGGCACGCACTTGGTAGATTGGAGGACGACTCCGGTGTCGCCGCTCATCGTCAGGCCGCGGACGGTGACCGAGGCGCGGGTTATCGAACTATCAAGCGCCGGCGGCATCACCGACGCCGACGGCGCCGTCGTCTTCGCTACGGGATGGAACGGTTCGGAACGCGTTTACGGCTATAGTGGTGCAACGGCCACGTTCGTCGCCGCCGAGTCGATCACGCTCGCCGATGGCGGGGCCGACAACAAGCTGATGGTCGATGGCCTGTTGACGCTGGTTTCGACGGCGGCTTCGGGGCAACGGATCGATGTCGGCGTCACGCCTACCGGCGGTATGGCGAATGCAGAGTTCATCGCGGGGAGCGTCCGCTTCTGGGCGCCCGAAGGCGCGGTGCGGCTTGTGGAAGACACGGCTATCAATCTTGGTGGGGCGACCTACTCCGAAAACTACGGCACGATGATCGGTAGTTGGGCGACCGGCGCCGAATCACCGCTTTTCCCGAGCTCTGTGGTCTCGAATCGGGCCGGCACACTTGACCTCGTCTCGTACTGGATTGCCGACGAGTCTAACGCGGTCGTCGAAGTCTCGGGCGACGCCGGTTTCCGAGCGATAGGTCCCTCGATTGGAAGCCCATTGATCCAACTCGCCGACGGAGGCGTCAGCAACGCGCTCCGCGTCGGCGGGGTCGCGACCTTCGTGGTCGATGCTGCGTTTGGCGTTGATGTCGGGGGGGGCATCGGATTGGCGGAGTTCGTCGCCGGTTCGTTGCGTTTCAATGCGGGGGGCGCCGTTCGCATCGCCGAGGACAGCGCGACGCACCTCGCCGACTGGGGCGGTTTGGCGGTCGGCCTGATCCGTCCCGACGCATCGATGAACCGCAGTGTGGCGGCCTCACTCGACCTTAACTCCGCCGGCGCGATCACCGACGCGGCGGACGCCAAAGTCCTGATTGCTGGCGACGCGAAGTTCACCGTCAGCACGATCGCCAGCGTTGCGGGCCCGGCGGCGATTGTGCTTGCCGACGGCGATGCCGCGAACGAGTTGGTGGTCGGTGGGCACGCCAACTTTATCGTGAACCAAGTCCCCGCAGGAAGCCCGAAGGGGATCGACGTTGGCGTCGTCCCCGCGACCGGCGCCCCGGCGGCCGCGTTGTTTACGGCCGGCACGCTCGGCTTTAGCGCGCAGGGGGGCATGGTCCGATTGGCGGAAGACAACGACACCGTGCTCGGCGGCTTGAGCACGGCGCAGGACCTCGAGCTGTTGTCGGCGGGCTTCATCACGGATACGGACAGCGTCACGACGGGCGAAATCGTCGCGGCGACCTCGGTCGAGGTGACGCAGACCGCCAAGCTGAAGGCCGGCCTCAACGGCGAGAACGACGTGACGCTCGGCGCGGGCGCGGCGGCGTTCAGCATGGCCGATGGCGATGGGAACAACCCCCAGCTGTTCAGCGACGCGCAGTACCTGGCGGTGCAGGCGGAGAACGTCTCGATCCACGCCGACTCGGGCGTCAACGTCCGCACGGGCGACGCGCCGCTGTCGAACCTCGACAACTACTCGCAGTTCGCCGGCACGTTCTACCTCGCCGCGACGGGGCACGTTACACAGGTGACGACCGCGGCGCCGAAGGCGCTCGCGGCGGACAAGATCTCGGTCGCGTCGGACAACGGCGCGGTGCTGCTGCGCTTGGTCGAGCTGACCAGCACGGGCACGGACCCGAACTTGCAGATCAAGTCGGGCGGCTCAGTGGCGTTGAGCCAGCCGCTGGTGGGCGGCGGCACAGTGGGCGGTAAGTTCGCCGGCTCTGATATCCCGTCGCCAACGAGCCCGGCCTTCGCGCCGGTGATCGTCGAGGCGGACGACCCGCTGACGGGCGTGCGGCCTGATATGCCCGCGCGCTCTGGCGACGAGGGCTTTGAGGACGTGCTGCTGACGGGCGGTGAGAACGCGCGGCTCTCCGAAGCGGTCCGCCTGCCGAATGGTGATTACGTCGTCGATCACTTGCTCGAGGACGGCGGGCAGACCCGCACGATCGATGACCTCTACACGATGATCGTCGTCGTCAGCGGTGACGCCAACGTCGGCGACGTTCACGATCCGAACACCGACGCGCGGCGCGACGTTGATGCGGCCGAGGCCCGCGGCGTGGCGGTCGAGGACGGCGGCAATGCGTTCCTCGCAACGACGGCTGGCGGCGATCTGTTCTTCACCAACCGCAACCGCGAAGGGGGCGACGAACTCGACGGCATCGCGGTGCAGATGGCGGGCGGCGTCTTCACGGCGATCGCGGCCGGCACGCTGCGGATCGACACCGAGGACCCCGACAACCTCGCCACGGGCCTGCGGACAACGCGGCTCGTGAGCCGGACGGGGACCGTCACGAACGTCAACTCCGATGACCCGAATGGCTTCGGGCCGCGGGCGATCCTCGACCCTTCGACCGAAGAAGGAAACGCCGCGACGAGTGGCCTGGTGCGCGCGGACCAGAACTTCGAGCAACGGATCACGATGGCCCTGGGGTCGCGCGGCGAGGACAACCTGCTCGTGGAAGTCGAGTGGGCCGACACGGCCGACATCCGCCAGTACAGCAACGCCAACGTCCGTCTCGCGCCCGGCCCGAACCTGCCGACCAACACGGTGGGCTCGACGGACGTGCCTGGATCGCGGCCCTATGCGGATGTCGTGCAGACGCCCGTCGAGACGATCGAGGCGAACGTCGCCGACCCCTCCGTCACGGGCTACCAGTACCAGACGCTCGCTGGCGCCAGCCGCGTGGCGACGATCACACAGAACTACGACGAGGCGTTCGTCCCGAACAACCCGGCGCAGAACCGACTGCCGACGACGGTGCGGGTGTTCAACGACGCGGCGATCAACCTCTTCGACCAAGGGGGCGCGCGGAACCTCAACAGCGTGAGCTTCTCGATCGCGCCGCGGATCATCACGCTGCCGCCGCCGGGTTACTTCATCATCTCCGAGCCCGACCTGCCGCAGCAATACGAGCCGGTGAGCGTGACGTTGCCGCGTTCCGAGCCGACGCAAGTGACGCAGCAGACGACGCTCGACGAGGGCCGCGCCGTTTCGGTTTCAACCACCGAGGAAGTGTGGTACGGCCGTGTCGATGAACAGGGGGAGTGGGTCGTCGATATCCCCGGCGAGAAATGGCCGCGGATTCACGAGGACGCCGAGGGCGACTTCCTGCGCGAGATCCGCGACAAGATCGACGAGGGCCCGTACTCGGAGGGCCGGTACGTCATCAAGGTGGTGACGCTACGCAGCGAGCAGCTGTTGGAGGAATGGGTAAAGGGGGACGATGCGGAAGCCGACGACGGAATGGCGACGAAGCCCTCCGCTGTTCCTACAACTGACGGACCTGCTGCCGAAGGGCCTGCCGAGGAAGCCGACTTACCCGCCGAAGAAGCTCGTCCTGCGACGCCCGCGGTGAACGGGCCGGTTGAGACGCCGGCTGTGGTCGCTCCGCAGGGGGCGCCGCTGGGGCTCTTGGAGCTGGAGTCGGCCCCGGTGGACGCACGCCACACGGCGCTGGCGGCGATGGCGGCGGTCGGCGTCTGGCGGCGTCGCCTTAATGACGCTGGACCGTTTACACTAGACGCTGACGGTGTGGCGTTCACCCGTGTGAAGCGGCAACGGCGCCGCCGGGGCGGTGAGTAGGGCCGGGGTCAAACTGTAGGAGGGGTCTCCAGACCCCGATTGCGGTCTCCATTCCGAAACGGCATGGTGCGCGTCATCGGGGTCTGGAGACCCCTCCCACAATTGACTGCCCCTCAGGGCACGCATTGAAGGCAAACAGTCGATGACGGATGTCGACGCATTCTTGGACGACCTCGACCGCCTCGCCACGACGGCGGCGACTGACGATGCTGCGGCGTTCTACCGCCAGTTACTGCCCGCTGCGTCGATGGCGATTGGCGCCGACGCGGCCGAGTATGTCGCGTCCGCGGGCGCCGTGGATCATCGGCCGCAGCGTTGGAACCTGACGGGCCCGCTGGTCGAAGCCGACAGGGTTCAGCGGGTCCGCCTCGACGGCATGCCGCGCGTCGTGCCGGGGCTCGACGGCGAGCCGGTGGTCGCTGTGCCTGTCGAATCGGCGAGCGGCCCGGTGGGCGTGATCGCCTTCCGGCTGGGCGACAGCGCGGCGACGCCCGAGCGCAGCATCGAGCTGGCCGCCGCGGTCGCGGAGATCGCGGGACGTTACGAGTTGCGTTGCGAGTCGGGCCGTGTGCAGAGAGCCCAGACGCGGTTGGCGCGGATCGAGAAGCTGCTGGTGCGGCTCCACTCGAAGCGGGGCCTCCGGCCGATCGCGCACGAGGCGGCGGAGCAGGGGCGTTTGGCGGCCGGATGCGACCGGTTGTCGGTGCTGACGCCGACCGCGGGCGGGTGGCGGATCGTCACGGTGAGCGGCGTCGCACAGGTGAGTCGACGCAGCGACGCGGCCCGCGCGATCGAGCGGATCGCCAACGCGGCGCTGCGTGGCGGCGAGCCGCTTCGCTACCCCAGCGAGGACGGCCGACCGTTGTCGCCTCCGATCGCCGACGAAGTCGATCGCTACTGCGAGGCCTCGGGCGTCCGCGCGTTGCGGGTGCTGCCGTGCGTCGCCCCCGCCGACGGGGATTCACAGGACGACGCGCCGCGGCTGGCGATGCTCGCCGAATGGTTCGACGGGGCGGTCGATAATGAAGGCGACGCGATGCTGGCGGCGCTCGCACGGCACATGGGCGTCGCGGCGATGCGAGACCGCTCGGGTGGTTGGGGCTGGGCGCCGCTGAGCCGCACAGCGACAGCGCTGGCGGTTGTCGGGCTGTTGTTGGCGGCGGTTGTGTTCGCGCTAGTGACGCCGGCGACGTTGTGGCTGCAAGTGGATGGGCGCTTCGAGCCGGTGGACCAGGCGCGTGTCTTCGCGCCGCTCGATGGCGTCGTTCGTGAGGTACTCGTCAAGCAAGCCGACCAAGTGAGCCGGGGGCAGCCGCTGGTGCGGCTCGAATCGCCCGACCTGCAACTGAAGCAGGAAGAGGTCGCCGAGGCGATCGCGGCGACGCAATCGGAGATCGCTTCCCTGGAGACCGAGAAGCTCCGCGCGTCACTCCCCGGCCGCGGCGAGGACCGGGAGGACGCGACGACGATCGCCAGCCGCGCGGCGGCGTTGCGCGAGCGGCTCAGCCATCAGCAGAAGCAGCGGGAGCTGCTCGAGGCGGAGGCGGCGAAGCTCCTCGTCACCAGCCCGATCAAAGGTGATGTCGTCAGCTGGCGACCGGAGGATTACCTCGCCGACCGGCCGGTGCGGCGGGGGCAGCGGCTGCTGGAGGTGGCGGCGGACGGCCACTGGCGGCTAGAGCTAGAGGCGCCCGACCACCGCGTCGGGCCACTGCTGCGGGCCCAAGCGACGGGCGAGCCGCTGCGGGTCGAGTACGTGGTCCGTTCGGACCCCGCCCAGACGCACACGGCCGTGGTGACGGCGATTGCCGACGCCACCCAGACCGACGAGGAGGGGAGTCCGGTTGTGCGGGTCGTAGCGGACCCCGCCGACGCAGCCGTGGCGAATCCTCGCAGTGGGCTGGGGGTCTCGGCTAAGATCGATTGCGGCACCCACTCCCTCGCCTATGTCTGGCTGCATGAAGCGATCGACGCGATCCGCCGCCGCTGGTTCTGAGTTGCTCCTGCTCGGGGCGATGCTGCTGGCGTGGTGTCCCGCGGTAACGCTCGCCGAGACGATCGAGGTCGCGTCGTCGATCCTGACGGTGAGCGAGACAGTCAAAGTTCCAGCGCCCGAGGCCGGCGTGCTGCGCGAGCTCGTCGTGCATGAGGGGATGCGGCTCGAACAAGGCGCGACGATCGGCGAGGTCGACGCGCGCGAGCAGCAGCTGTCGGCCGAAGTGATCGAGCAAGACCTGGCGATCGCGCGGAGCGAGTCGGAGAGCGACGTCCGCGTCCGCCTCGCCGCGAAAGAGAACAAAGTCGCCGAGGCCGAGCTGAAGCGGGCCACGTCGATCAACGCCGAGCTGCCCAACACGGTCTCGACCAAAGAGGTCGAGCGGTTGCGGTTGACGATGGAGAAGTCGGAGCTCGAGATCGAGTTCGCTAATTTCGAACGCGATCTGCTGGCCGCGAAGCTGGGCCGTATCGAGGCCGACCTGCGGCTTGCGCAGCACCAGGTCGAGAAAATGCGGGTCACCTCGCCGATCGGCGGCGTTGTCGCCGAGCTGTTCTGCGAGGCGGGTGAGTGGGTCGATGCGGGCGAGCCGATCGCGCGGCTGGTGCGGGTGGATCAGTTGCGCGTCGAGGGCTTTGTGGGCATCGACGACGCGCTCGCCGGGTTGGTGAACCGTCCCGTCGTTGTCGAGGCCCTGCTGCCCAGCGGCGAGACGATCAAAGCCGAAGGCCGCGTCGTGTTCGTGAGCCCCGAGGCTGAGCCCGTGGACGCCAAGGTGCGGTTCTGGGCCGAAGTCGATAACAGCGCGATGCGGCTGCGGCCGGGCCTGACGGCGCGGGTGATGATCCTCGACGCCGCCGCGGGCGACGCGCCCGTGCAGCCGGCGGCTTACTTCGCGAACTGAAGTGAGCGTGCCGTGAGCCAAGCCAGTTGGTTGACGCGAGGCCGTCTGCGAGCCCGGCGCGATTTGATGCTCAGCGCCAGCGGCGACGCGACGGTGGTCAAAGACCCCTTGTCGCTGGAGTACTTCCGGCTCGGCGACCGTGAAGGCTTCTTGCTCCGCACGCTGCGCGACCCGATGACGGTGGCCGAGCTGACGCGGCGGTTCCAGCGGCAGTTCCCCAACGAGCGCGCGACGGGCGAGCAGGTGCTCGGCTTCTGCGCGTCGCTCTACGACTGCTCGCTGTTGTTGTCGGACGCCGCGACCGAGCCGCGCAAGCCATCGGGCAAAGCGCCTTGGTACGCGACGCTGATGAGCCCGCTGGCGATCCGCTTGCCGGGTGTTGATCCGACGCCGCTGCTCGGCGTGCTGCGGCCGCTTGGGTCGCTGCTGTTCGGCAGGGCGTTCGCCGTGACGCTGCTGGTGGCGACGCTGGTCGTCGGTATGGGGTTGCTTGGCAGGGCCGAGGAACTGACGATTGAACTGCGGCGGATGCTCGATCTGTTCAGCCCGATGCACGCCCTGATGGCGGTGCTGGCCGTGGTTGTGGTGAAGGCGTGGCACGAACTGGGGCACGCGATTGCTTGCCGGCGGATGGGCGCCGAGTGCCACGAAGTGGGCGTGCTGCTGCTGGCGTTCTTGCCGTGCCTGTATTGCGACGTGTCCGACGCCTGGTCGCTGAGTAGCCGCTGGCGACGCGCGACCGTCGCGCTCGGCGGCGTGTACTTCGAGTTGATGCTCGCCGTCGCGGCCGGCGCCGCGTGGCTAGTGCTCGCGCCGGGGCCGCTGCGGGCGCTGAGCCTGTACGTGGTGGTGGTCGCGTCGGTCTCGACGCTGCTCGTGAACCTCAACCCGCTGATGCGTTATGACGGCTACTACCTGCTCGCCGACGCCTGGGGCGTCGCCAACCTGCACGCCCAGAGCCGTGAGGCGTTGTGGGGTCCGCTGCGGCGCTGGGTGCGCGGCGATCGTAGCGAGCCCGAACCGCTCGACGCTTCGCCCGGAGCGTTGGCGGCATATGGGATGGCGTCGATCGTTTACGGCTGGTTCATCTTGGCGTTGATCCTGTGGGGGCTGCACCACGCCCTCTCGGCGGCGGGCTTTCGCGCCGTGGGGGACTTGCTCGTGGCGTTGTCGATGGGTGGTTTGGCGTTGGTTGGCGTGCGCTGGTTTGGCGGACTCGTGCCGCGGACGGCTGGCGGGCGCTCGCCGGGCGGCTTCGTGCGCTTTGGCGTTGTTGCCGCGCTGACGGCGCTGGTGTTCTACGGCGTTGCGTCGTGGCCGATCGATCAGACGCTCTACAGCACGTGCCGTGTTGAGAACGCCGTGTTCGCGGATGTCGTCGCGCGGAGCCCTGGGGTGTTGCGGCCGCAGGTGCGTTACGGCGAAGTGGTCGAGGCGGGCCAACTGATTGCCGAGATCGAAGACACCAGCGCCGACCTCCGGCGACTCGAACTGCTGCAGCGCGAAGCGGAGACCGCTGTCGAGATCGCTGGCCTGCAGACACGTTCGCAACGCGACGCCAAGCTGCTGGCGGAGATCGCTCGGCTGGAGCCGACGCTCGCCGAGGTCCGCCGACAGCTGCGTTCGCACGACGAGCTGACCGAACGCCGCCGCCTGCGGGCGCCGATCGCCGGCCGTGTTGATCCACCGGTCAAGCTCGCCGCCGACAACGCCAGCGAAACCAAGACGGGCGACCTGCCGACTTGGAGCGGCGCGCCGCTTGATCCGCCGAACGGCGGGTGCTGGCTCGACTCGGGCGAAACGGTCTGTCGCGTCGCGGGGGACGGCTTGCGTGTTGTGCTGCTCCTAAGCGAGGACGATAGCGGCCTCGTGCGGGTGGGGGACCCGGTACGAATCGCCCTCGACCGGGCGCCGGCGGCGGTGCTGGCGGGCCGAGTCGAAGGGGTCGCGCTCGCCGCGGCCGACGAGGCGATCGGAGACCAGGAGCGGCTGCTGGAGAAATCGCTGCGGTCGCCGCTGCAGAAGGGCGCCGTGTATCGGGTCAGCGTCGGGCTGCTGGACGCCTCGCCGCCGGAGCTCCAAGCCGGGGCGATCGGCCAGGCGCGGGTGGTGACCGGTCGGGAGACGCTCGGTGGGTGGGCGTACCGCTGGCTCCGCCGGCTGGTGCGGTTCGGTTAGCCCCGCAGCTCGCTAAATGGGCTGGAATAGTGGCTATTCCCGTGAGGGGTTTGCCGCGGATTCGATTAAAATGAGGGGCCTGGATGACGCTGCGCTGGTGTCAAGCCGAGCGAAGCAAGACGCTTCGCCCCCCTCCCGAAGTGGGAGGGGAACGACACGGCTTCCGCACCCAAGAGTTCCGATCCGTTTCCACTCGGCAGACCTCGCCCGAGGACTCCACGATCATGAAGTGTCCGCACTGTAGCGCCGAGATCACGTCGGAGACGCTCAAGGGGACCGGCGACTTGTTCTGCCCTGCGTGTGGCGGGCCGCTCGCCGACTCGCTGGAGTTGGGGGGGCTGTCGAGCTTGGGCGGCGCGCCGGCGGATTCGACAATGCGGCCCGACTCGGGAGAGGGCTCGGGGGTTGGCTCGGGCGCGGGCGGTTCAAGCTTTGCCGCTTCGGGTTTCGCGGACAGCGAGTCGATATCGATCGAGCCGCCGTCGTCGCGGGACGATACGGACGCGACGATGCAGGCGGCGGACGGCGAGCCCTCGCACGACGAGTTCGACAGCCTCGATGAGGACAATGCCGACAACGACAACGACGTGACGATGGCCTTCGGGGAGCGTCAACGCAACGAGGAGGACTCCGAGGACCTGATCCTGCTCGGTGGTGACGACGACGAGAGCGACGCTTTCGATATGGACGGCCGCAGCCCGGGCGAGAGCCTCGACGCGACAGTCGACTTCGGGCGCTTCGCACGCATCGAGTCGGAAGAGTCCGATGTCGATGGCGGCCTGGCGGGCGCCGACATGACGATGGCGTTCGACGGCAAGCCGAACTTGGCGCCACGGCAGATCGTTCCGCCGAGTGACTCGGATAGCGAACCAGAGCCGACGCAGATCCTTGGCGTTCCGCCGATGATCGGGGGCAAGCCCCAGCAGCGTCAGCAACCTAACGACGCCACGATTGCCGCCGACAGTGATAAGGGCGTTTCGGACTCGAGCCTCGGCAAGTCGAGCGATGCGGGCTCTGATGAGGGTTCAGGGCGTGAGGGGGCGGCGCGGGATTCGGCTCAGGGCGACCGCACCGAGTCGCCCAGCACGCACGCCGAGGGTTCGCAGTCGGACCGCGACTCCGCGACGCTGGCGTTCGACTCCGAGCGTCGCAGCGACCGCGTTCCGACGCCCGAGCCGCTCGACATCACCGGGCTGTCGAGCGGCGGCACGATCCCGCGCGGCCCGCTAGAGCGTGGCCAGGGCACGCGGATGCTCAAACCGGGCGAGTCGCAGATCGTTGGCGACGAGTCGGTGCGGCTGCGGGCGTTCGAGCTCGCCGACACCAGCGCGACAGACCCGCTGGTGATCGACTACGCCATCGAGGGCGAGGCGGGCAAGGGCGGCATGGGCGTCGTCTACAAGGCGCGGCAGCAGTCGCTGAACCGGCTCGTCGCGATCAAGCAGATCAAGTCGGAGCTCGGCGCCAGCGTCTCGGACTGCAACAAGTTCATCAGCGAAGCGGTGATCACCGGCCAGCTCGAGCACCCGAACATCGCGCCGGTTCACGACCTGGGCCTGGCGTCGGACGGCCTGCCGTTCTACGCGATGAAGTTCGTCGAGGGGCAGGACTGGGAGGACTCGGTCAAGTCGCTCAGCGAAGAAGAGAACCTGTCGATCCTGATCCAGGTCGCGCAGGCGATCGCGTTCGCGCACTCCAAGAACGTGATCCACCGCGACCTCAAGCCGGGCAACGTGCGCCTCGGGGCGTTCGGCGAGGTGCTGGTGATGGACTGGGGGCTGGCGGCGCGGCTCGAAGAGGGCGCCGAGATCCAGCCCGCGGGCACGCCGATCTACATGCCTCCCGAGACGGCGCTGGAGTACCTCGATTACGCCAAGGGCCGCGTCGTCGGCAAGCGGGTGGAGTCGTCGCGGCGCCGGATCCCCGCCGGCAAGTACTGCGACGTTTACCTGCTGGGCGCGCTGCTCTTCAAGATCGTGACGGGTCGGGCGCCGCACCGCGGCAAGACGACGTTCGAGTGCCTCCGCGCGGCGGCGAAGAACGAGATCGTCAAGGTGAAGCGTTCGAGCGAGCTGCTCGATATCGCGTACAAGGCGATGGCGACCGACCCCGAGAACCGGCATGCGTCGGCGCTCGAGTTCATCGACGCGATCAAGTCCTATCAGGCGCACGCGCAGAGCATCAAGATCGCGAAGCGGGCGTCGCAAGAGCTGCGCGCGGCGGAGACGCTGCTCGAGTCCCCCGGCGCGAGTGCGACCGAGGTCTACGCTTGCTACTCGCGCGCCCAGCACGGTTACCAGAACGCGCTGGAGCTATGGAATGAGAACAACAAGGCCCGCCGGCGGCTGAAGCGGACGCTGCGGAACTTCGCCGAGGCGGCGTACCAGAACGGCGACTACGACCTGGCGCTGTCGCACCTGGACGAGGAGAACGAAGCGGACGCCGAGCTCCGTGGGCAAGTTCTCAAGGACCAGGAATCTCGGCGGTCGCGGCTCGCTTGGTTCAAGACATTGCAGTACGCGACGGCGGCGTCGCTGATGGTGGCGTTGGGGTTTATCGGCTACAGCATCGTCTTGAAGCAGGACGCGATTAGCCTCGCCAACCAGCTGACGACGCAGACCGACCTGCTGGCGAAAACAGTCGAAGAGGCTAAGGCGGCGGAGCTCGTCGCCAGTACGGCAAAGCGAGAGGCCGAGACCGCGAAGAGCGAGGCGATCATCGCGAAAGGGGAAGCGGCAACGGCGATTGACGAAGCCGAGGCGGCGAAAGGGGAGGCGTTGATCGCTAAGCAAGACGCCCAGGCGGCTTTGGAAGAGGCGGCGGTCGCCAAGGACGACGCCAAGCTTGCGAAGGACGAGGCGGTTGTCGCCCAGCGGGAGGCCGCCGAGCAGAGCTACTACGCCGCCCTCGGCAAAATTCGCGCGACGCTCGCCGACGACGGCGCCTACGCCGCGTGGCTGGAGATGCAGAAGGCCGAGGACGCGATCCCGCCCGAGCGGACGCAGGACGTCGAGTGGGTCTCGTTGAAGCGGACCGTTGATTGGCGATCGGAAGCCGAGGAGCTGGTCGCGGCCGGCGCCGAAAAGAAGGAGACGTTCGCGGCGGCTTCGGCCGACGGCGCCGTGTTCGTCACGGCGGCTAACCGCCCGCAAGGCGGCGTCGAACTCGCGGTCTATCGCGACGGCGCGAAAGAGCCCGCGGACCGTTTCGCCGTTCCCGGCGCTGCGGCTGCCGTTGTGGTCGATCCACAAGGGCGGTACGTGGCGCTCGTTGGCGAAGGGCTGCGTCTGGTCGACCTCACCGCGAAGCAGGTGATAGAGGCTGCGGACATCGGCCAAGCGACGAGCGTGGCGTTCCACCCGACCAAGGCGGAGTTGCTCGTCGGCGATAGGGATTCAGTGGTAAGCCGCTGGTCGTTCGTCGATGGCGAATTGACGCGCGTCGTTGAAGACCCGGTCTTCAACGACGGCGCGATCACGGCGGTCGGCTTTTCGCCGGATGGCACGCAGCGGTTTGCCGCTGATGAGAAGGGCCGCGTCGTGTTGTACCGTTCGCGCGACGGCCAGACGCTCGACGAGCGCGAGACGTACTCGCACGAGGCGTCCGAGTCGAGCAACGCCTATGTCACCGCGGCGGCGATGGCCGACGACGCCGACGGCCGGCTGGTCTTTGGTTGCTCGGACGGCACGGTCTACGAGATCGCCGGTTGGTGGCCGCCACAAGAGGCCGGCGTCATCGACGCAATGACCGCACTGCGACGGCCCGACCCAGCGCCACGCATCGACGGCTCGGACTATCTCGACGCCCGGCCGACGCGGCTCCGTGCGCTGCACACGTCGGCAGTGAGCCAGGTCACGTACGCGGACGGGGGCAAGTTGGTGCTCTCCGCGGGCGGCGACACGCTGCTGGTGCAAGGGTCACCGAGCGCGTCGCGGGAAACGGGGTTCAAAGTCGAGCGGCGGTACCACAACGCGCCGATCACGTCGCTTGCCGTTGGGCCCGAGGGCTTCGCCTATAGCGCCGACGAGAAGGGCCGCGTCTTGCGTTGGGAGATCGCGGCGCCGCTCGAGCAGTTGGCCCTCGAGGCGCCCGACAACGCGGCGGTGGCGGCCGTGTCGTTCGACGCCGACGCCGAGCGGCTCGCCGTCGCCGACGCCGCGGGGTTCGTCCACCAGTGGGCCGACGTCACCAAGCCCGATGAACGGACGACGCTGTTCGCGGGGCACGCCGACAATCGTGGCATGCAGGCGTGGCGGTTGGGTGGGGACGACCCGGTCATCCTCACCGTCGCGTCGGAAGAACGCCTCGCCATCGACGCGGAAGGCAACCCACGACGGGTCACCGCCAACCGAGCTTGTGTTTGGGGCGGGGAAGACGGCTTGCTCCGCCGCTCAATCGACCTCGGCGAGCGCCTCGTTGTGGCGTGCGACACGGAACGGCGTGTGCTTTTGGCGGCCTGCTCGGGCCGTCTGCTCGACGCCAGCGACAAGCAGGCGGTGGCGTTGGCCTACGATCTCGACACGCCCGAC from Botrimarina mediterranea encodes:
- a CDS encoding protein kinase domain-containing protein; the protein is MKCPHCSAEITSETLKGTGDLFCPACGGPLADSLELGGLSSLGGAPADSTMRPDSGEGSGVGSGAGGSSFAASGFADSESISIEPPSSRDDTDATMQAADGEPSHDEFDSLDEDNADNDNDVTMAFGERQRNEEDSEDLILLGGDDDESDAFDMDGRSPGESLDATVDFGRFARIESEESDVDGGLAGADMTMAFDGKPNLAPRQIVPPSDSDSEPEPTQILGVPPMIGGKPQQRQQPNDATIAADSDKGVSDSSLGKSSDAGSDEGSGREGAARDSAQGDRTESPSTHAEGSQSDRDSATLAFDSERRSDRVPTPEPLDITGLSSGGTIPRGPLERGQGTRMLKPGESQIVGDESVRLRAFELADTSATDPLVIDYAIEGEAGKGGMGVVYKARQQSLNRLVAIKQIKSELGASVSDCNKFISEAVITGQLEHPNIAPVHDLGLASDGLPFYAMKFVEGQDWEDSVKSLSEEENLSILIQVAQAIAFAHSKNVIHRDLKPGNVRLGAFGEVLVMDWGLAARLEEGAEIQPAGTPIYMPPETALEYLDYAKGRVVGKRVESSRRRIPAGKYCDVYLLGALLFKIVTGRAPHRGKTTFECLRAAAKNEIVKVKRSSELLDIAYKAMATDPENRHASALEFIDAIKSYQAHAQSIKIAKRASQELRAAETLLESPGASATEVYACYSRAQHGYQNALELWNENNKARRRLKRTLRNFAEAAYQNGDYDLALSHLDEENEADAELRGQVLKDQESRRSRLAWFKTLQYATAASLMVALGFIGYSIVLKQDAISLANQLTTQTDLLAKTVEEAKAAELVASTAKREAETAKSEAIIAKGEAATAIDEAEAAKGEALIAKQDAQAALEEAAVAKDDAKLAKDEAVVAQREAAEQSYYAALGKIRATLADDGAYAAWLEMQKAEDAIPPERTQDVEWVSLKRTVDWRSEAEELVAAGAEKKETFAAASADGAVFVTAANRPQGGVELAVYRDGAKEPADRFAVPGAAAAVVVDPQGRYVALVGEGLRLVDLTAKQVIEAADIGQATSVAFHPTKAELLVGDRDSVVSRWSFVDGELTRVVEDPVFNDGAITAVGFSPDGTQRFAADEKGRVVLYRSRDGQTLDERETYSHEASESSNAYVTAAAMADDADGRLVFGCSDGTVYEIAGWWPPQEAGVIDAMTALRRPDPAPRIDGSDYLDARPTRLRALHTSAVSQVTYADGGKLVLSAGGDTLLVQGSPSASRETGFKVERRYHNAPITSLAVGPEGFAYSADEKGRVLRWEIAAPLEQLALEAPDNAAVAAVSFDADAERLAVADAAGFVHQWADVTKPDERTTLFAGHADNRGMQAWRLGGDDPVILTVASEERLAIDAEGNPRRVTANRACVWGGEDGLLRRSIDLGERLVVACDTERRVLLAACSGRLLDASDKQAVALAYDLDTPDVTPLWTERARVSAIEPLPLGAPHDATVAVGLRDGQVFLWSESAGRVELVRSSLRPHWRPIRSLAYDVASQRLYSGDNNGMIAAWPVAGGDAVTTRLRDETKSNVAPVVRLSTAPRGRLLALQRHANGLVTPFLLGDDLHVIGELPDALDASIDHATGDVVVAKRDGAEVVLESQRRDEAGGWTPTARAESSQRLSRVAVKDDGWLAWGGGVVEWRPITGGRHDVATRVESRSAPVAIVADSADSSLAAMTAGGLLDTWNASGELSDQRAMGLPGRLAAACQIGDGGDWLVATQQANGLTRVDRWEADAQRIVAEVASGLRGECRALATAAGVAMIGLPDRVVVASVDGDSAQDLGLPAAPAAIAARPDGAAFVVVTATGDAWVATERDGGWRLASLDVTDVTSAAYTPDGDRLLVGVQSGRVVLLELDDKGGPVVSSRTLLTFVGHNDRVVRIDAQPTPEGVSVVSGDASGRVIVRRI